GCTGGTTCGGCAAGCTCGGCGCAGTGCTCGAGGCCCTCGACGCCGCCCGGGAGAAGTCCATCCTCCCGGAGCAGCCGACCAACGAAGCCGAGCTCGAGTCCTGGCTGCTCGAAGTGCGGCGGCGCAGTCTCTAGGCGCCGCCGCGCTTCACCCTGCGTGAACCAACTTAGCGCCGCCCCTGCACGCGCGCGGCGTTCTCCTTGTCGAGGAGCTGCTGGGCCATCTGCTTGTGCTGCTCGAGGGTGGGCGTGAGCTGGCCGATGAGCTTCACCACCGTCGGGTCCTGCACCTGCGCCTTGGCCTGCCCCAGGAACTCGAGCGCCTTGGTGTGCCCCTCGACCATCATGCTCAAGAACTGCTTATCGAACTCCTGGCCCTTCAGGCTCTTGAGCTGGTCCATCATCTGCTTGTCCTGGGCCATGTCCTCGGCGACGCCGGCCGGCCAGGTCACCTGATCGGGCGCGCGGAGGGTGAGCTTCTGCGCCTTGGCCGTGCCCTTCACCATGCTGTCGGCCTTCTCGTGGTCCTTCACCAGCTTCTGCGCGTAGCTGCGGATGGTGTGGCTGCCGTTGTGCAGCGCCAGGTTTCCGGCGTCGATCTCCTCGAGGTTGATGGCGTGGATGCGCTCCAGCGTCATGGTGGGCGTGTAGAGCGAGTTCTCCATTCCCGAGGCGCCCTGACCCGGGTTCTGGTTCTCGTCGTAGGTGTCGTTGGCGTTCGGCGCGGTGTCGTCGGCCTTGGCCACGAGCGGGCTCGAGGCGAGCAGCACAGCAGCGAACAGGACGGATTTGCGCATGGTACGGGTGCTCCTTGGTTGGCGCGCGAGATCGCACGCGGATGTGCGACTCGAAAGTTGCGGACGGCAAAGCAAGCTGCCCATCGTCCTCGAGGACGGCTGCCCCTTGAGCCACCTGGCGCGCCGGCCCGGACGCGGTTAAATCTCCGACGCGACGCGCGGGAGGGAACATGCCCGAAGGCGCAGCGACCGCACGCAAGCGGGTGGTCATCATCGGCGGCGGCTTTGCGGGGCTCTACGCCGCCCGTGAGCTCCGAAACACCGATGCAACGGTGACCGTCGTCGACCGGCGCAACCACCACCTCTTTCAGCCGCTGCTCTACCAGGTGGCCACCGCGGCGCTCGACCCGAGCCAGATCGCGGTGCCCATCCGCCGCATCCTGCGCCACCAGAAGAACGCCGAGGTGGTGCTCGCCGACGTGACCGCCATCGACCTGGCCCAGAAGCGCGTGGTCCTCGTGGATGGCGCGCTCTCGTACGACCACCTCATCGTCGCCACCGGGGCCACGCACAGCTACTTCGGCCACGACTCGTGGGCGCCCTACTCGCCCGGCCTGAAGACCGTGGAGGACGCGCTGCACATCCGCCGACGGATGTTGCTCGCCTTCGAGGCGGCGGAGCGCGAGCGTGAGTTCTCGCGTCGCGACGCGTGGCTCACGTTCGTGATCGTGGGCGCGGGGCCGACGGGCGTGGAGCTCGCCGGCGCGCTCGCGGAGATCTCCCGGCACCTGCTCGCGAAGGACTTCCGGCACCTGGGGCGCAAGGGCGCGCGCGTGCTGCTGGTCGAAGCCGGGCCGCGGGTGCTGGCGTCGTTCCCGGAGACGCTCTCGGCGCGGAGCCAGCGCGACCTCGAGCAGCTCGGCGTGGAGGTGCGCACCAACGCGCGGGTGACGGCCGTCGACGGCGTGGGCGTCACGGTGGCCGGCGAGCAGATCCCCGCGCGCACGGTGATCTGGGCCGCGGGCGTGGCCGCCTCGCCGCTCGCCCGCTCGCTCGGCGCGCCGCTCGATCGTGCGGGTCGCGTGCTGGTGAACCCGGATCTGTCGGTGCCCGGCGCGCCCGATGTGTTCGTCGCGGGCGACCTCGCGGCCGTGAACGCGCCCAGCGGCCAGCCCGTGCCCGGCGTGGCTCCAGCGGCGATGCAGGAGGGCCGCGCGGCGGCCAAGAACGTGAAGCGGCTGCTGGAGGGAAAGCCCACCGAGCCGTTCGTCTACTTCGACAAGGGCTCGCTGGCGACCATCGGCCGCGCGCGCGCCGTCGCGGACATCGGCGGCTTCAAGCTGGGCGGCTTCCTGGCCTGGTTCACCTGGCTGGTCATCCACATCACGTACCTGATTGGCTTCCGCAATCGGCTCTTCGTGCTCGCGAGCTGGTCCTGGACGTACCTGACGTACGACCGCGGCTCGCGGCTCATCACCGGCGAGGTGGGCCCGCTCCTGCCGGCGCCGGAGCTGCCCGAGGCCGCGACGCAGCAGACGCTGCAAGAGCCCATCCGCGAGCACCAGGCGCCGCACGGGCCGTAGAAAAGAAAAAGGGCCCCGCGAAACGCGAGGCCCCTTTGGAGCCGACACCCAGGATTGAACTGGGGACCTACGGTTTACGAAACCGTTGCTCTGCCAGCTGAGCTATGTCGGCGCATCAGCCAAGCGCCTGATATCGCTGCATTCTGCTTGCATCCCAAACCCCAGACTCAATGTGAGCCTGGCACTAGGACGCAGCTGGGACGTAATCTGCATCCCAGACGCGGCGTATATAGCACCGGGAGGCCCACCGTGGGCAAGTTCATAGGCACTTGGGCCGGCGGGCGTATCCGCCAGGGCCGCCGCGGACAGCCCTCCTACGTCATCGAGCGCATGCATGGGGGCGACCGCCGTCCCATCACCCTCAAGGTCGCCAGCGAACGCGAGGCGCTCGCGGAACTCGCGCTCTTCGAGCGCGACCCCGCCGGGTACCGCGGCCAGCTCGAGATCCAAGCTTCCGCCGTGCGGCGAACGAGTGCCATCACGCTCGACGAAGAACTGGTCGGAAAGTTCCTCGCCCACCTCCGCGGCGAGTCGGGTGGAGAGCCCCGCTCTGACCTGTACATCATCAACGTTGCCACCTCGCTGGACTGGTGGGACGTGAAGCTCCAAGGGCGCGAGCTGCGCTCCGTGACCCTCGCGGAGTTGCAGGAACACCTCGACGGTGCGCCCGGTCGAAAGCACAAAATCATTCACCTCAAGTCGTTCTGCAGCTTCCTCCGGGCCCGCGGGCTGCTCCTCACCAAGGACGACCCCACACTTGAGCTTCGCGTGCCGCAGGCGAGGCCCGAGAAAGCCAAGCGGAAGAAGGGCCACACCATGCAGGAGGTCGAGGCCGTCTACCGCGCGGTCGAGGAACAGGCGATCCGCGACGTCCTCTGCTTGCGGGCGAAGACGGGGATGCACCACACGGAAGTGAAGCGCCTCGCGAGTGGCGAGGGAGTCGTCAGCGAGCTCCGCGGCCATGCCAACATCGCTGGCACCATTCGATTCCCGCACAAAAACGGACGCGAGCACATCGTGAGCATCGATGGCCAGACGCTGGCTGCGGCGAAGAGACTCCAAGCACGTGGAGGAGCGCCGGCCGAGTCGTACATGGCCAAGCGCATCGAGCGTGCAGCGACGACGGCCCGACTCAGGGATTTCGAGCTCGGGGCGCTCCGGCACTCGTTCGCAACTTGGGCGCGAAATTCCGGCGAAGAGGTCAGGCCATCAGCGGGCGGCCTGCCTCTCGCCACCGTGGCATCCGTGATGGGCCACCTCGACCCGAGGACCACCGCGATGTTCTACGACGGTACCCAGGTGCCGCCCATGGTGAAGCTCCCAGGGCTGCGGTTGATCAACTCCGGCGATCCCATCGAACTTGAGACGCGAACGGCTGCGAAGTGAACCTCATCTCAGAAGAGCACGAGGACAAAGGCCATTGCTCTTGGCAAAGCGGCGTTGACGGGAGGTGTCCAGTTTCGAGTCCTTGGCGACGAGCTTGTGAGCCCGATCCGATTGCGTGGACTGCTTAGTTAAGTAGCAGCAGTCTGCTTTTCAGTCGATCGCCTACTCGGTTCCTCCTCGTGGGTAAGTATGAGCTGAGGGGGTCTGGGGGGAGACCAGCAAGTTGTGAATTGCCTGTGCGTTCACGCGGCCTCCGCGCGAGCAGCCCGCTCGTACTCCACCGGGCTCACGTAGCCGATGGACGAATGCCGCCGCTGCCCGTTGTAGAAGACCTCGATGTAGTCGAAGAGCTGGTGCTTGCCCGCCGCGTGCGAGTCAAAGCTCTCGCCCAGCTCGGTCTTCAGCGTCCCAAACCAGCTCTCCATCGCCGCGTTGTCGTAGCAGTCGCCGCGCCGACTCATGCTGCAGGTGATCCCGTTGGCTTCGAGCGCCTTCTGGTAGTCCTCGCTCGCGTACGTGCTGCCCTGGTCGGAGTGGTGTTTCAGCCCCGCGTCCGGGCAGCGGCGCTTGATGGCCGCGTCCAGCGCCTTGATGACGAGGTGCCGGTCGTTCACCGCGCTCGTGGCCCAGCCCACGACCATCCGTGAGTACAGGTCGAGCACCGCCGCCAAGTACATCCAGCCCTGCGGCGTGCGCAGGTACGTGACATCGCCCACCCAGCGCTGGTTCGGCGCGCTCGCCTGAAAATCCCGCGCGAGCAGGTTGGGCGCGACGGGCAGGTGGTGGTTCGAGTCGGTGGTCTTCGCCCACCGCCGCGGTGTCTTCCCGCGTAGCCCTTCTTGCTGCATCAACCGGATGACCCGCTTCCGGCTGACGTTCACGCCCTGCGCGGCCAGCTCGCGCTGCACGCGCGGGCTGCCATAGACCCTGCGGTTGCGCTCGTACGCCTCGCGGGTGAGAACCGCCAGCCTGCGATCCTCGCGGGCCCGTGCGCACTCGGGCCGCTTGCACCACGCGTAGTACCCGCTCTTCGACACGCCCAGGTGCCGACACATGAACGCGATGGGGAAATGGGCCTTCTCCGCGGCCATGAACGCGAACTTCACGCGTTCTCCTTCGCGAAGAAGGCCGCTGCTTTTTTTAGGAGCTCACGCTCCATCCGCAGCTCGCGGTTCTCCTTGCGCAAGCGCGCAAGCTCCTCGCGCTCGGCGCTGGTGACGGCGCCGGGCGGGCCCATGCCGGCGTCGGCCTTCGCGCGGCGCACCCAGTCGCGAACCAGCGTCATGTGCACGTCCAGGTCGCGCGCCAAGTCAGCGACGCGCTTCCCTTCCTCGAGCACCAGGCGAACGGCCCCGG
The nucleotide sequence above comes from Deltaproteobacteria bacterium. Encoded proteins:
- a CDS encoding DUF4142 domain-containing protein, which encodes MRKSVLFAAVLLASSPLVAKADDTAPNANDTYDENQNPGQGASGMENSLYTPTMTLERIHAINLEEIDAGNLALHNGSHTIRSYAQKLVKDHEKADSMVKGTAKAQKLTLRAPDQVTWPAGVAEDMAQDKQMMDQLKSLKGQEFDKQFLSMMVEGHTKALEFLGQAKAQVQDPTVVKLIGQLTPTLEQHKQMAQQLLDKENAARVQGRR
- a CDS encoding site-specific integrase, which translates into the protein MGKFIGTWAGGRIRQGRRGQPSYVIERMHGGDRRPITLKVASEREALAELALFERDPAGYRGQLEIQASAVRRTSAITLDEELVGKFLAHLRGESGGEPRSDLYIINVATSLDWWDVKLQGRELRSVTLAELQEHLDGAPGRKHKIIHLKSFCSFLRARGLLLTKDDPTLELRVPQARPEKAKRKKGHTMQEVEAVYRAVEEQAIRDVLCLRAKTGMHHTEVKRLASGEGVVSELRGHANIAGTIRFPHKNGREHIVSIDGQTLAAAKRLQARGGAPAESYMAKRIERAATTARLRDFELGALRHSFATWARNSGEEVRPSAGGLPLATVASVMGHLDPRTTAMFYDGTQVPPMVKLPGLRLINSGDPIELETRTAAK
- a CDS encoding NAD(P)/FAD-dependent oxidoreductase, whose protein sequence is MPEGAATARKRVVIIGGGFAGLYAARELRNTDATVTVVDRRNHHLFQPLLYQVATAALDPSQIAVPIRRILRHQKNAEVVLADVTAIDLAQKRVVLVDGALSYDHLIVATGATHSYFGHDSWAPYSPGLKTVEDALHIRRRMLLAFEAAEREREFSRRDAWLTFVIVGAGPTGVELAGALAEISRHLLAKDFRHLGRKGARVLLVEAGPRVLASFPETLSARSQRDLEQLGVEVRTNARVTAVDGVGVTVAGEQIPARTVIWAAGVAASPLARSLGAPLDRAGRVLVNPDLSVPGAPDVFVAGDLAAVNAPSGQPVPGVAPAAMQEGRAAAKNVKRLLEGKPTEPFVYFDKGSLATIGRARAVADIGGFKLGGFLAWFTWLVIHITYLIGFRNRLFVLASWSWTYLTYDRGSRLITGEVGPLLPAPELPEAATQQTLQEPIREHQAPHGP
- a CDS encoding IS3 family transposase (programmed frameshift), with product MEPNEKKQPRKRRQHTDEFKAGAVRLVLEEGKRVADLARDLDVHMTLVRDWVRRAKADAGMGPPGAVTSAEREELARLRKENRELRMERELLKKAGGLLREGERVKFAFMAAEKAHFPIAFMCRHLGVSKSGYYAWCKRPECARAREDRRLAVLTREAYERNRRVYGSPRVQRELAAQGVNVSRKRVIRLMQQEGLRGKTPRRWAKTTDSNHHLPVAPNLLARDFQASAPNQRWVGDVTYLRTPQGWMYLAAVLDLYSRMVVGWATSAVNDRHLVIKALDAAIKRRCPDAGLKHHSDQGSTYASEDYQKALEANGITCSMSRRGDCYDNAAMESWFGTLKTELGESFDSHAAGKHQLFDYIEVFYNGQRRHSSIGYVSPVEYERAARAEAA